In Helianthus annuus cultivar XRQ/B chromosome 8, HanXRQr2.0-SUNRISE, whole genome shotgun sequence, a single genomic region encodes these proteins:
- the LOC110872079 gene encoding L-type lectin-domain containing receptor kinase IX.1, with amino-acid sequence MSILICFFLALVPYATSITFNFTDITPKDSSDIVFEGDAVYTPQDGIHVTHQRDRDRGSFWLAGRARYIRPLHLWDNDSSDLASFSTNFSFVIDSNMNFSYGDGLTFFLAEENSVICSGGAMGLPFDVPANISRHRFVAVEFDTFCNYYWDPKDPPESNVCIRDHVASTGDLFQKNNVRSWMFDSTEIKVDQSKGQTKTGLMVGLIAGTLVIVIVLAIVVWWRKKNNGAKVVKLGSSGNELGSVVEINNKFEMEATMPRRFSYGELAQSTADFAETRMLGAGGFGGVYKGFLKDSSRYVAVKRVSKTSNQGIKEYATEVKIISRLRHRNLVQLIGWCHDKGELLVVYEFLENGSLDLHLFKGKSSLTWNTRYKIAHGLASALLYLHEEWEQCVLHRDIKSSNVMLDTNFNAKLGDFGLAKLVDHENGAETTMVAGTIGYMAPEYVMTGKASKESDVFSFGVVALEIACGRKPIDSQAEERKTKLVEWVWDLYGSGSLLEAADPCLGSIFAEEEMTCLMIVGLWCAHPDSKLRPSMKQAIQVLNFEASLPMLPSKMPYVTYSALPDFSSYGETLSSGSYKRSSDFSTSSTTYQSTFSKQS; translated from the exons ATGTCTATCTTAATATGCTTCTTTCTTGCTTTAGTCCCTTATGCAACTTCGATTACCTTCAATTTCACAGATATTACTCCAAAAGATTCCAGCGATATAGTATTCGAGGGTGATGCAGTTTACACCCCTCAGGATGGAATCCATGTAACCCACCAAAGGGATCGTGATCGAGGTTCGTTTTGGTTAGCAGGTCGAGCCAGGTACATCAGACCTCTTCATCTTTGGGACAACGACTCTTCCGATCTGGCCAGCTTCTCTACCAATTTTTCATTTGTGATCGACTCAAACATGAATTTCTCATACGGTGATGGCCTCACATTCTTCCTTGCTGAGGAAAACTCTGTGATATGTTCTGGGGGAGCCATGGGACTTCCGTTCGATGTACCAGCTAATATCTCCAGACATCGATTTGTGGCTGTAGAGTTTGATACTTTCTGTAACTACTACTGGGATCCAAAAGATCCCCCTGAGTCTAATGTTTGCATACGCGATCATGTAG CTTCAACTGGAGATCTTTTTCAGAAAAACAATGTAAGATCTTGGATGTTCGATAGCACTGAAATAAAAGTTGACCAATCAAAGGGGCAAACCAAGACGGGGCTTATGGTGGGATTAATCGCTGGAACGTTGGTTATAGTTATCGTTTTAGCTATAGTGGTATGGTGGAGGAAGAAAAACAACGGTGCTAAAGTTGTGAAACTTGGATCTTCTGGGAATGAACTTGGATCCGTTGTGGAGATAAACAATAAATTCGAAATGGAGGCCACCATGCCTAGAAGATTTTCTTACGGTGAATTAGCTCAATCAACTGCTGACTTTGCAGAGACGCGGATGCTTGGAGCGGGGGGTTTTGGCGGAGTTTACAAAGGTTTTCTGAAAGATTCTAGTAGGTATGTTGCAGTAAAAAGGGTGTCCAAGACTTCCAATCAAGGGATAAAAGAGTATGCAACCGAAGTAAAGATTATTAGCCGATTGAGGCACAGAAACTTGGTGCAACTCATCGGTTGGTGCCATGACAAAGGTGAACTACTGGTTGTTTACGAGTTTCTGGAAAATGGAAGTTTAGATTTACATCTCTTCAAGGGAAAAAGTTCGTTGACATGGAACACAAGGTACAAAATTGCCCATGGTCTGGCTTCTGCTTTGCTATACTTACATGAAGAATGGGAGCAATGTGTTTTGCATAGAGATATCAAGTCGAGTAATGTGATGTTGGACACAAATTTTAATGCGAAGCTTGGTGATTTCGGGTTAGCTAAGTTGGTTGACCACGAGAATGGTGCTGAGACAACGATGGTTGCTGGAACCATTGGTTACATGGCCCCGGAATATGTAATGACCGGCAAGGCTAGCAAAGAATCAGATGTTTTTAGCTTTGGAGTTGTTGCATTAGAAATAGCATGCGGTAGAAAACCAATCGACTCACAGGCTGAAGAAAGGAAAACAAAATTGGTAGAATGGGTGTGGGATCTTTATGGTAGTGGGAGTCTTCTAGAAGCAGCAGATCCATGTCTAGGCTCAATTTTTGCAGAAGAAGAAATGACTTGTCTAATGATTGTTGGATTATGGTGTGCGCACCCCGACTCAAAACTACGCCCCTCGATGAAGCAAGCTATTCAAGTATTGAATTTTGAAGCGTCCCTGCCTATGCTCCCGTCAAAGATGCCTTATGTGACTTATTCTGCACTTCCCGATTTCTCATCATATGGCGAAACTTTGAGTAGCGGCTCTTACAAGCGTTCCTCAGATTTCTCAACATCTTCAACCACATATCAGTCCACATTTAGTAAACAAAGCTAG